ACTTAAAACTGTATTTCATTATCTGagcaaaaaaattatttcacATAAATTAAGTAAAAGTACATTGCTAACCTTTGGCACATGGCAGAATTTATATGCAGATCAGCAGTATAGAATACGCTCTGGAGAGAAAATCAAGCCAGAGGATATGATAAGTCATTTGAAAGTGGCGCTCATGAGTGCTACTCTACAGTTGAAGGACTTCATTTCTAATAGAAGATTGTTTGATGTGATCCCACCAGCTGTTAAAGTACCTGTGCGGCAGTTTCCAGTAACAGTTCACTTCTCAAAGAGGACACATGATGATTATTTAGGGCAAGCTTATAAAAAGGTTATGTCAATCCACAAGAGGCTTCCACCAGGTGGGATCCTTGTATTTGTCACTGGACAACGAGAAGTGGATTACTTGTGTAAGAAATTGCGAAGAGCATCCAAGGCACAAACTGCTAAAAAGCCTGAAAAAATTGATGGTGATGATAATGGTCCATGCCCAGAAGGTGATAAGGAAATTTTGGAAGCATACGATATTGATAGGAACAAATCTGAGCATCGCGATGGCATATTTTGCTCATATGATGACGATGATATGTATCCTGGGCCAGATTCTGGTTCTTCTGACAATGAAACAGAGAGTGAAATGAATACTGACACTGATGATGAAGAGTCTGTTACATATGAAACCACAGAAGAGGATGCTCCAGTATTAGCATTTTTGAAAAACACTGAGAACTCATCTGTGTTGAAGGCGTCATTTGGAGCTCTATCAGGAATATCAGGAGTGCCGGAAAGTGTTGATAAATCAAGTGATGCTACAAGTGAAGAAAAGACCAGTCCCTCTGTTCATTGTTTCAGTAAATGTACAGAACGTATTCCTGTATCACATGGTAGACTCCGTGTCTTGCCACTTTATGCAATGTTGCCAGCTTCTCAGCAGCTTCAAGTGTTTCAAGATATCCCTGAGGGGGAAAGATTAGTTGTGGTGGCAACTAATGTCGCAGAAACCTCTTTAACAATTCCTGGCATAAAATATGTAGTTGATACTGGGAAAGAAAAGGTTAAAAAATACGACCATGCTACTGGAATGTCAAGTTATGAAGTCCAATGGATAAGCAAGGCATCGGCATCCCAGCGTGCTGGAAGAGCTGGAAGAACAGGGCCTGGGCACTGTTACCGTCTCTACTCAGCTGCAGCATATGGTAAAGATGATTTATTTCCTGAATTCGCTGAACCTGAGATTAAGACTATTCCAGTTGAAGGTGTTGTCCTTATGCTCAAGTTTATGGGTATCTGTAAGGTACTGACATAAAAGCCTCATTTCCACCATATAATCATCTATTCTTAGACTTTTTTTGTGCTAATATGTGACAAATTTCAGGTTGTGAACTTTCCTTTCCCTACGCCTCCAAACAAGGAAAGTTTGGTTGAAGCTGAGCATTGCCTAAAGACATTGGAAGCACTTGAAAACAATGCTGATGGAAAACTTACACCAATGGGAAAGGCTATGGCTCAATACCCCATGAGCCCACGACATTCTCGGCTTCTTCTGACAGTGATTAAGATTTTGAAGAGCCAGCAAGGCCTTGCTAGATCTAACTTCATACTGGGAtatgctgcagcagcagcagcagctttgaGTTTTACTAATCCATTTCTCAAGCAGTCAGATGAGTGTGATATTAATGGTGAATCTGAAGAAAATAATGCTAATCCAGAAGCTAATGATCCATGTGAACGGAAGAGACGGAAGAAGCACAAGGCCATGGTTAGAGAGGCGCAGGAAAAATTTTGTAACCCTACCAGTGATGctttaaccattgcttgtgccCTACAGTTTTTTGAGTTGTCAGAAAGCCCGGTGGAATTCTGCAGAATTAATTCACTTCATTTCAAAACAATGGAAGAGATGTCAAAATTGAGAAAGCAACTTCTCCGGTTAACATTTCACCACAGCAAATTTTGCAAGGAATTTGCTTGGAATTCTGGAGACTCTGATGATGTTGAGCAGGCGTGGAGGAGTGAGTCTAGTAAAAGACCATTGCAAATTAATGAAGAAGAAATTCTGGGGCAAGGAATCTGTGCTGGATGGGTTGATAGAGTTGCAAGGAGGAATCACATGTATTCCAGGTCATCACGAGATGATCAAAAGGTTCGAGCTGTTCGTTATCAATCTTGCGCGCTTAACGATACCATATATCTGCACCGGTCATCATCTGTTGCCCAGGTTGCCCCAGAGCTTGTAGTTTACTCTGAGCTACTTAATACAAAGAGGCTTTACATGCATGGTGTAACCAGTATAAAGCCAGGGTGGCTTTTAAAGTATGCCAGTTCTCTTTGCACCTTCTCTGCTCCATTGGAAGATCCGAAACCCTACTATGACCCCCTGAATGACCAAGTCTATTGTTATGTGAGTCCGATTTTTTCTCGACATAATTGGCAGCTTCCCTTGCATAGTTTACCTATCCAAGACAACACCAGTCGCCTGCAGGTATTTGCATGTGCTTTGCTTAAAGGGGATGTCTTGCCATGTCTAAGAAATGTTAAGGATTTTCTGGCACTATCACCATCTTTTGTCTTCGGGCCTGCCAGCCAGAGAAGAGTTGGAGATCTTCTTGCCAGGATGCATATTGATAAAAAATTGAAGATTGGTCAATGTATTAGTCGAAAATTAATCGACAGTCGAGCAGCACTAAGAGATGCATGGAAGGCTGATCCCAATTTTCTCTATCCCGAGATAAAGGCGTGGTACCAGGATAGGTTCCATAGCCACTTTGATGTAAAATGGGAGCAGATGCACCAAGAGGTTCTTCTTGAGGGGCATGAGCTTTTCCCAAAGAGGTCCAAGAAAGTTAAAGGCTAGTCAGGTGCAGTTGGTGGACTGACAGAAGCTTTTTAAGGTGgtgacaattttttttttttctggaggtGCCCTTTGCGGTCACATCTAACATATCCCTGTACTTGTAGCGGAATAGATACAAAGAAACATGCGTCATGGTAACACTCTGTATGGTTGAGATCGCTCATCCTTAGCATACAATGTAAGGATAATTGTCGGCTGGCCAGTTACATACTGGATTTTTTGTTCTAAATATTCACCAAGGATTAGTTTGCAATAGATATTTACAAGTTTATTTTAGGTTTTACCATATCCAGTATCTCTTTGAAATATCAGTTGTAACGTTGAATTACAGAACGGCGGTAGAGTGAATTTTTACCCCTCAGTATGTCAACAAGAGATTGTCCTCTGTCTGCATTCAAAATTGCACTCCGGCGCAATATGATATGTGACTGACCTAACTTTTACAAGCTACTGCATGACTACCAATTGTTGCAATCAGTCGTTCGATGTGCAGAAGTAACTTATCATGTTTAATTTAGAAATTACGAGATCTTGAAGAAACTttgagaataaaaaatattcTAAGTGAACCCACGACCTGGACCTATGAGATTattggcaaaaaaaaacatttagaACCCTGATCATTTCCCATGTCATCCTCCTGAAGATCCTCCCGTGCATCTGTTGTTGCTCGTTTAGTGGAAAGCTTGCACTTGCTGCTCGTCTCTCTCCGCAAATTCTCCCCCCTGCAGAGTTCGCTCTCTTTCTTGTAATGTTAGTACAAACGGAGTAACCCTCTAAAATCAAGCGGAGTCGACAACAGATTTGAGAAGCAGAGAGGACTAAATGACTAACTAAACGAAGGTCAACAGCTATGTAGCACTGATACGGATTGGCGTATCAGTATCGGCCCGATACGAATACGTGGATACGTCAAATTTCTGCAAAACTTAAAGGCACAAAGGTGTATCGgagtatcggatacggatacgtggatacgtatcggatacgtgaTACGGGGTCATGTTGAAGTATCGGGGTTACAGAGGTCAACAGCTTTTGAATCAAGAACTTAAAACGAGGGATTATTACTGGCATACCCCGATGAGAGAAATAGCTTTTCAAATTTCAATCAAGAGCTTTAAGGATCGCTTAAGATCACCTGCAGAAACACAAGAGAGCAGCACAGACAGACAGTAGTTTGGGACTGCGTAGCATAGAGATACTCCTACGAAAGAACAGATTGCAGCGACACAACAGCGTACTAAACAAACATGAACGGACGGCCCAGATAAAAAGGTCAGGCCGTGGCAAAGCCGGTCGGCACCACGGATGCACGTGTTACCCACACGCCTACTTCCCCTGCTCCGCGCCATCATCTCCCCCTGCTCCCGCCTCGGCCGGCGCCGGGCGCACGCGGCGCCCGCCGGAGTCCGCCGGCGCGCtggaggcgaggaggaggaggcagcggagCACGCCGCGGACGATCCCCTTCAGCACCGCCCCTCTCTTGGGGACGTAGCGCGGGTGCActccctgcggcggcgggttgTTCTTGCTGCCGGCGCCGCTCTCTCGACGCCCACCTCCGGGACTCATGGCGGCGGTGCCTGGCTTGGAGAGCGGCGGGCTGTCGGTGAGCTCAGGCGGGGAGCGCGAGCAAACTGGGGAAGCgtggccgccgctgctgcagccatGTCTGCCCATTTATAGCACTACGCCGCTGCTGACCCGCTGCTCCTCGCTCCCCGCGGTGGCGTGCGTGCCGTGCTGAGGATGCTcgtcgggccgggccgggcaaCGAAAGCAGGGGGGAAAGGGTGGGAACTGCAGCGGAAGTGGCGCGCGACGCGATGGCGACGGACCTACGGCTACGAGGAGTGGTGAAGTGGTGAGCTGAGGAGGCTAGTGGAGCGGAAGGGAGGGCCGGAGGGGGAGTGGAAGCTTCTTTTCCTGGCGTGTCGTAGGTGTGCCGATGCCTCGTCAGTTCTCGGGAGTTGGGACGGGCCGAGGAGGGGAAAAGTTGCAGGTGCAGGGAACGAGCGGCGGGCTGCCGGGGACGTGAGGTGACCTGGCCCCGCGCGCCGTGGAAAAGCTCGCCGCCCTGCACCGCACGGGGGCCGGCCCCTCCGGATTGGGATTGCGGCGAAAGGTGCGTGCCTGCCG
This window of the Panicum virgatum strain AP13 chromosome 1K, P.virgatum_v5, whole genome shotgun sequence genome carries:
- the LOC120641133 gene encoding uncharacterized protein LOC120641133; its protein translation is MGRHGCSSGGHASPVCSRSPPELTDSPPLSKPGTAAMSPGGGRRESGAGSKNNPPPQGVHPRYVPKRGAVLKGIVRGVLRCLLLLASSAPADSGGRRVRPAPAEAGAGGDDGAEQGK
- the LOC120641119 gene encoding ATP-dependent RNA helicase DEAH13-like codes for the protein MEDSNALILPCKRKNKGQGKAKDGKKAKKEDPKMSKTKLKKLQKLEEEKQKKLLQAKSIEILQKHKISEDAYSLLHASGTIGQVETLKEKRRRAVQLSKAGLDVPEELSLFKRSSDKKISENSDIVEQILPAEFVECAKSEDPCREHKNNMKNDSMKAMECQPKMDVEVSIPEPKTEGPSDNAHLLANQKIQSLIPSCTGSELDLQGKGQGQREDAVQECFGPPIVVPVSRPHEVDKARRDLPIIMMEQEIMEAIYENSIVILCGETGCGKTTQVPQFLYEAGFGTSDRDDRRGMIGITQPRRVAVLATARRVSYELGLKLGREVGFQVRHDKLVGSNCSIKFMTDGILLRELQDDFLLKRYSVIILDEAHERSLNTDILIGMLSRIIKGRKNLYADQQYRIRSGEKIKPEDMISHLKVALMSATLQLKDFISNRRLFDVIPPAVKVPVRQFPVTVHFSKRTHDDYLGQAYKKVMSIHKRLPPGGILVFVTGQREVDYLCKKLRRASKAQTAKKPEKIDGDDNGPCPEGDKEILEAYDIDRNKSEHRDGIFCSYDDDDMYPGPDSGSSDNETESEMNTDTDDEESVTYETTEEDAPVLAFLKNTENSSVLKASFGALSGISGVPESVDKSSDATSEEKTSPSVHCFSKCTERIPVSHGRLRVLPLYAMLPASQQLQVFQDIPEGERLVVVATNVAETSLTIPGIKYVVDTGKEKVKKYDHATGMSSYEVQWISKASASQRAGRAGRTGPGHCYRLYSAAAYGKDDLFPEFAEPEIKTIPVEGVVLMLKFMGICKVVNFPFPTPPNKESLVEAEHCLKTLEALENNADGKLTPMGKAMAQYPMSPRHSRLLLTVIKILKSQQGLARSNFILGYAAAAAAALSFTNPFLKQSDECDINGESEENNANPEANDPCERKRRKKHKAMVREAQEKFCNPTSDALTIACALQFFELSESPVEFCRINSLHFKTMEEMSKLRKQLLRLTFHHSKFCKEFAWNSGDSDDVEQAWRSESSKRPLQINEEEILGQGICAGWVDRVARRNHMYSRSSRDDQKVRAVRYQSCALNDTIYLHRSSSVAQVAPELVVYSELLNTKRLYMHGVTSIKPGWLLKYASSLCTFSAPLEDPKPYYDPLNDQVYCYVSPIFSRHNWQLPLHSLPIQDNTSRLQVFACALLKGDVLPCLRNVKDFLALSPSFVFGPASQRRVGDLLARMHIDKKLKIGQCISRKLIDSRAALRDAWKADPNFLYPEIKAWYQDRFHSHFDVKWEQMHQEVLLEGHELFPKRSKKVKG